In Paractinoplanes brasiliensis, the following proteins share a genomic window:
- a CDS encoding ABC transporter permease: MEPLIEEAELARAGSPTDAMTSPDTAPEKKVDTRRKSPTQIALARLRKDKVAVICASIFLFFVLIAIFAPLLAKLEGQDPTTLHQDLIDQYGYPTIAPNGEHWFGVEPRLGRDLFARFVYGARPSLIVACSVTIITTIIGVVVGLLAGFVGGWLDRILSWVIDFVLSLPYLLFAIAVPAVLLSIFVGTSENAATQDVANARFYSLIIVLSFFGWASLARLIRGEVLSLREREFVAAAKVLGVPTHKVLFKELLPNLVAPIVISVSMALPSYIVVEAGLTYLGVGLTEPTPSWGLTIYAAQAFYRADPLYLWIPVAAITILVLSLSLLGDSIRDAFDPRTRR; this comes from the coding sequence GTGGAACCGCTGATCGAGGAAGCCGAGCTTGCCCGGGCCGGCTCCCCGACCGATGCCATGACGAGCCCGGACACCGCCCCTGAGAAGAAGGTGGACACCCGGCGTAAGTCTCCGACGCAGATCGCCCTCGCGCGGCTGCGCAAGGACAAGGTCGCGGTGATCTGCGCGAGCATCTTCCTGTTCTTCGTGCTGATCGCGATCTTCGCGCCGCTGCTGGCGAAGCTCGAGGGGCAGGATCCCACGACCCTGCACCAGGACCTGATCGACCAGTACGGCTATCCGACGATCGCGCCGAACGGCGAGCACTGGTTCGGCGTCGAGCCGCGCCTGGGCCGCGACCTGTTCGCGCGTTTCGTCTACGGCGCCCGGCCGTCCTTGATCGTGGCCTGCTCGGTCACGATCATCACGACCATCATCGGTGTGGTGGTCGGCCTGCTCGCCGGTTTCGTCGGTGGCTGGCTCGACCGCATCCTCTCCTGGGTCATCGACTTCGTCCTGAGCCTGCCCTACCTGCTCTTCGCGATCGCCGTGCCGGCCGTGCTGCTGTCGATCTTCGTCGGCACCTCGGAGAACGCGGCCACGCAGGACGTGGCGAACGCCCGGTTCTACAGCCTCATCATCGTGCTCTCCTTCTTCGGCTGGGCGAGCCTCGCGCGACTGATCCGCGGCGAGGTGCTCTCCCTGCGCGAGCGTGAGTTCGTCGCCGCGGCCAAGGTGCTCGGCGTGCCGACCCACAAGGTGCTCTTCAAGGAGCTGCTGCCCAACCTGGTGGCTCCCATCGTCATCTCGGTGTCGATGGCTCTACCGAGCTACATCGTCGTCGAGGCCGGCCTGACCTACCTCGGCGTGGGTCTCACCGAGCCGACTCCTTCCTGGGGTCTGACGATCTACGCCGCGCAGGCCTTCTACCGGGCCGATCCGCTCTACCTGTGGATCCCGGTGGCGGCCATCACCATCCTCGTGCTCTCGCTGAGCCTTCTCGGCGACTCGATCCGTGACGCATTCGATCCCCGCACCCGCCGGTGA
- a CDS encoding discoidin domain-containing protein, which produces MTSPVLDGLGTPRSRLSPARLLTLGAALAGLIAAFFVATTQTAQAAEVVVSQGKPATASSTEVAGAYQPGEATDGNNGTRWASAFSATQWWQVDLGTATPVSRIAINWEGAYAKAFTIQFSTDGTSYSQAYATTTGTGGQQSIAVSGAARYVRINLTERGLPIYGYSFWEFQVFSGGPTTPPTTPPTTPPTGATRLLSYNKPAQASSWQNDVNCNPCSPDKAFDNDPASRWATSSTNGWVDPGWISVDLGATATISQVVLQWDPAYGRSYQIQVSGDNANWTSIYSTTTGDGLKDVITATGAGRYVRMYGTARGSAYGYSLWEFSVYGTGGAPVNPPAPPADPSFPATRLVFEDNFNDPAGTKPSTARWTYDPGVPQNGEIQYYTPNSENAQTDGQGNLVLEARRQDYQGRQYTSARMNTGGKFSAQYGRFEARIKVPKGNGLWPAFWMMGEDFLSGRPWPYNGEIDIMEVLGRNTGEMYTTLHAPAYNGGGGYGQKNAAGVDLSQDFHVYAAEWDSRGIRFFLDGRQVFNADKATVEDTRGPWVFDHKFYLILNLAVGGDFPGPIDATTPFPSRMLVDYVRVYQ; this is translated from the coding sequence ATGACATCCCCGGTCCTGGACGGGCTCGGGACGCCTCGCAGCAGGCTGTCCCCGGCCCGGCTTCTCACTCTCGGCGCGGCCCTCGCCGGCTTGATCGCCGCCTTCTTCGTCGCCACCACGCAGACCGCCCAGGCCGCCGAGGTGGTGGTCTCGCAGGGCAAGCCGGCCACCGCCTCCTCGACCGAGGTGGCCGGGGCGTACCAGCCCGGCGAGGCCACCGACGGCAACAACGGCACCCGCTGGGCCAGCGCCTTCTCGGCGACCCAGTGGTGGCAGGTCGACCTCGGCACGGCCACCCCGGTGAGCCGCATCGCCATCAACTGGGAGGGCGCGTACGCGAAGGCCTTCACGATCCAGTTCTCGACCGACGGCACGAGCTATTCCCAGGCGTACGCGACCACGACCGGAACGGGCGGCCAGCAGAGCATCGCCGTGAGCGGCGCCGCCCGGTACGTGCGGATCAACCTCACCGAGCGCGGGCTGCCGATCTACGGCTACTCGTTCTGGGAGTTCCAGGTCTTCTCGGGCGGCCCGACGACCCCGCCGACGACCCCGCCCACCACTCCGCCGACCGGCGCCACGCGACTGCTCTCTTACAACAAGCCCGCGCAGGCCAGCTCGTGGCAGAACGACGTGAACTGCAACCCGTGCAGCCCGGACAAGGCGTTCGACAACGACCCGGCCAGCCGCTGGGCGACAAGCTCGACGAACGGCTGGGTCGACCCGGGCTGGATCTCGGTCGACCTGGGCGCGACGGCCACCATCTCGCAGGTCGTGCTGCAGTGGGACCCGGCGTACGGGAGGAGCTACCAGATCCAGGTCTCGGGCGACAACGCGAACTGGACGAGCATCTATTCGACGACCACGGGTGACGGGCTCAAGGACGTCATCACCGCGACGGGCGCCGGCCGGTACGTGCGGATGTACGGCACCGCCCGGGGCAGCGCCTACGGCTACTCGCTGTGGGAGTTCAGCGTCTACGGCACCGGCGGCGCCCCGGTGAACCCGCCCGCCCCGCCCGCCGACCCGAGCTTCCCGGCCACCCGCTTGGTCTTCGAGGACAACTTCAACGACCCGGCAGGCACCAAGCCGAGCACTGCCAGATGGACGTACGACCCGGGTGTCCCGCAGAACGGCGAGATCCAGTACTACACGCCCAACAGCGAGAACGCGCAGACCGACGGCCAGGGCAACCTGGTGCTCGAGGCCCGGCGGCAGGACTATCAGGGCCGCCAGTACACGTCGGCCCGGATGAACACCGGCGGCAAGTTCAGCGCCCAGTACGGCCGGTTCGAGGCCCGGATCAAGGTGCCGAAGGGCAACGGCCTGTGGCCCGCGTTCTGGATGATGGGCGAGGACTTCCTCAGCGGGCGCCCGTGGCCCTACAACGGCGAGATCGACATCATGGAGGTCCTCGGCCGCAACACCGGCGAGATGTACACCACGCTGCACGCCCCGGCCTACAACGGCGGCGGCGGGTACGGCCAGAAGAACGCGGCCGGCGTGGACCTGTCACAGGACTTCCACGTGTACGCCGCCGAGTGGGACAGCCGGGGCATCCGCTTCTTCCTCGACGGCCGGCAGGTCTTCAACGCCGACAAGGCCACCGTGGAGGACACCCGCGGGCCGTGGGTCTTCGACCACAAGTTCTACCTGATCCTCAACCTGGCCGTCGGCGGCGACTTCCCCGGCCCGATCGACGCCACCACCCCGTTCCCGTCCCGCATGCTCGTCGACTACGTACGGGTCTATCAGTGA
- a CDS encoding LacI family DNA-binding transcriptional regulator, which yields MTTRPARGGQHPTMDQVAEAAGVSRATVSRVINGAPSVDAKIREMVQRAIAETGYVPNVAARSLVTRRSNSVALVISEPDRPDNNSFLNRIFTDPYFGRVTAGATGALRPHDVHLVVIPTDSTDHHQVIRYLRQGHVDGVLLISSHEQDTLPRQVHELGIPAVVSARPTSPIAVSYVDVDQRLGARLAAEHLLGRGCSRLATISGPLDIPSGLDRLEGFRSYLAGRGFGEVPAVEGDFTRAGGESAARRLLAEHPELDGLFVANDLMAEGALRAVQELGRRVPGDIAVVGFDDSSAALDCRPLLTTVRQPVEEMAAEMAEVLMAHITTPGRLPRSVTFQPTLVVRDSA from the coding sequence ATGACAACCCGGCCCGCGCGCGGTGGGCAGCATCCGACGATGGACCAGGTCGCCGAGGCGGCCGGGGTGTCGCGCGCGACCGTCTCCCGAGTGATCAACGGCGCTCCCAGCGTCGACGCCAAGATCCGCGAGATGGTGCAGCGGGCGATCGCCGAGACCGGCTACGTGCCCAACGTGGCCGCCCGCAGCCTGGTGACCCGCCGTTCCAACTCGGTGGCGCTGGTGATCAGCGAGCCCGACCGGCCCGACAACAACTCTTTCCTCAACCGGATCTTCACCGATCCCTACTTCGGCCGGGTCACGGCGGGCGCGACGGGGGCGCTGCGCCCGCACGACGTGCACCTGGTGGTCATCCCGACCGACTCCACCGACCACCACCAGGTGATCCGCTATCTGCGGCAGGGGCACGTCGACGGCGTGCTGCTGATCAGCAGCCACGAGCAGGACACGCTGCCCCGCCAGGTGCACGAGCTGGGCATCCCGGCCGTGGTGTCGGCCCGGCCCACCTCGCCCATCGCGGTCAGCTACGTCGACGTCGACCAGCGGCTGGGCGCCCGGCTGGCCGCGGAGCACCTGCTCGGCCGCGGGTGTTCCCGCCTCGCCACGATCAGCGGGCCGCTCGACATCCCGTCCGGGCTCGACCGGCTCGAGGGCTTCCGGTCCTACCTGGCCGGCCGCGGCTTCGGCGAGGTGCCCGCGGTCGAGGGGGACTTCACCCGGGCCGGGGGCGAGTCGGCGGCCCGGCGGCTGCTGGCCGAGCACCCCGAGCTGGACGGGTTGTTCGTGGCCAACGACCTGATGGCCGAAGGCGCCCTGCGCGCGGTGCAGGAACTCGGCCGCCGGGTGCCCGGCGACATCGCGGTGGTGGGCTTCGACGACAGCAGCGCCGCGCTCGACTGCCGCCCGCTGCTGACCACCGTGCGCCAGCCGGTCGAGGAGATGGCCGCCGAGATGGCCGAGGTGCTGATGGCGCACATCACCACGCCGGGGCGGCTGCCGCGGTCGGTCACGTTCCAGCCGACCCTGGTGGTCCGCGACTCGGCGTAG
- a CDS encoding ABC transporter permease, with protein MLLYILKRVLSAISVVIVTLVASFALFFLAPTDPAGVICGPRCTPERVADIEASLNLDEPPLAQIGAYMKGIVVGREYSSGGSTQHCAAPCLGYSYTLGQPVTKLLAAALPVTISIVIGGAVVYLIVGILAGTIAAQVRGTSLDKAVVGTTLFVQSIPYFVFALLVALYATFLPDSGYHPFLDDPLLWASGLLAAWLCVGITNAAAYTRYSRASMIEALGQDFVRTATSKGISRRRVVYRHGLRAGLTPVVTIFGIDLAFQFTGAIFTETIFGLPGLGQLTLRAFGQYDLPVLMGGVLVGSVALVVMNLVVDIAYTFLDPRVRLG; from the coding sequence GTGCTGCTGTACATCTTGAAACGCGTCCTGAGCGCGATCTCCGTCGTGATCGTGACGCTGGTGGCCAGCTTCGCGTTGTTCTTCCTGGCGCCGACCGATCCGGCGGGCGTGATCTGTGGCCCCCGCTGCACCCCGGAACGCGTCGCCGACATCGAGGCGAGCCTCAACCTCGACGAGCCGCCCCTGGCCCAGATCGGCGCCTACATGAAGGGCATCGTCGTCGGGCGGGAGTACTCCAGCGGCGGCTCCACGCAGCACTGCGCCGCCCCCTGCCTGGGCTACTCCTACACCCTGGGTCAGCCGGTGACGAAGCTGCTGGCCGCGGCGCTGCCCGTCACCATCTCGATCGTCATCGGCGGAGCGGTGGTCTATCTGATCGTCGGCATCCTGGCCGGAACGATCGCCGCGCAAGTCCGCGGCACGTCGCTGGACAAGGCCGTGGTCGGCACGACCCTCTTCGTCCAGTCGATCCCCTACTTCGTCTTCGCCCTGCTCGTCGCCCTCTACGCGACGTTCCTCCCCGACTCTGGCTACCACCCGTTCCTGGACGATCCGCTGTTGTGGGCCAGTGGCCTGCTCGCGGCCTGGCTGTGTGTGGGCATCACCAACGCGGCCGCGTACACCCGATACTCGCGAGCCTCCATGATCGAGGCGCTCGGTCAGGACTTCGTACGCACCGCGACCTCCAAGGGCATCAGCCGGCGTCGCGTCGTGTACCGGCACGGCCTGCGCGCCGGGCTCACCCCGGTCGTCACCATCTTCGGTATCGACCTCGCGTTCCAGTTCACCGGCGCGATCTTCACCGAGACCATCTTCGGACTGCCCGGGCTCGGTCAGCTCACCCTGCGGGCCTTCGGGCAGTACGACCTGCCCGTTCTCATGGGTGGTGTGCTGGTCGGCTCGGTGGCCCTCGTCGTCATGAACCTCGTGGTGGACATCGCGTACACGTTCCTCGACCCCCGGGTGCGCCTCGGATGA
- a CDS encoding DUF6766 family protein has translation MRRFLRENAIGVVFGLLFLIVLAGQAYAGLAVFNEGQRASGLPDVSFWRYVTSAGFGVDVAENWQSEYLQFFLFIVLTVWLLQKGSPESKSLDKPGRETEKQQKIGPYADENSPKWARAGGWRTSVFSNSLGLVMGLIFLGSWLAQSVAGVVAFNEEQLSERQDPVSWGQYVLEPDFWNRTLQNWQSELLAVASMAILAIYLRQRGSSQSKPVGSAHEATGVEG, from the coding sequence ATGAGACGCTTTCTGCGCGAGAACGCGATCGGCGTCGTCTTCGGGCTGCTCTTCCTGATCGTGCTGGCCGGGCAGGCGTACGCGGGCCTGGCGGTCTTCAACGAGGGCCAGCGCGCCTCCGGGCTGCCGGACGTCTCGTTCTGGCGTTATGTGACCTCGGCCGGCTTCGGCGTCGACGTGGCGGAGAACTGGCAGTCCGAGTACCTGCAGTTCTTCCTCTTCATCGTGCTGACCGTGTGGCTGCTGCAGAAGGGCTCGCCCGAGTCCAAGTCGCTGGACAAGCCGGGCCGCGAGACCGAGAAGCAGCAGAAGATCGGCCCGTACGCCGATGAGAACTCCCCGAAGTGGGCGCGTGCCGGCGGGTGGCGTACGTCGGTGTTCTCGAACTCGCTCGGTCTCGTGATGGGTCTGATCTTTCTCGGCTCGTGGCTGGCGCAGTCGGTCGCCGGGGTCGTCGCCTTCAACGAGGAGCAGCTCAGCGAGCGGCAGGACCCGGTCTCGTGGGGTCAGTACGTGCTGGAGCCGGATTTCTGGAACCGGACTCTGCAGAACTGGCAGTCGGAGCTGCTCGCGGTGGCGTCCATGGCGATCCTCGCCATCTACCTACGGCAGCGCGGGTCGTCGCAGTCCAAGCCGGTCGGATCGGCGCACGAGGCGACCGGGGTCGAGGGCTGA
- a CDS encoding Hsp70 family protein, with amino-acid sequence MTEHADAHQFFHRVVGIDLGTSSCAVSVWDGTQLLMVRGPTGAATLPASVGQDRAGQVVAGVPPAEDAENVIAGIKRRLGTGENIRFRSRSYQPREICAFLLIELKRQAEAFVGEAIHDAVITVSAAAGEAQRRALREAAGLAQLNVRRLLEDPVAAAMALGVGARPGTYAIYDLGGGTFDASVVRVADGTVDVLGTSGDQRLGGDDFDELIVGYALRQIRERHHVDLSMDATIRQRIRWEAEIRKRELSVADTTTLELPVLTATVSASVPLSRRAFEAMIEPDVQRSLDLLTEAIAAARAAHGVGWGDIDEVVLAGGSTRIPAIRDRLAGYFGWGAARIRVDLDPVEMVARGAGLVARDYEPATLFEGSPVGLLSASLRLRAELAAPETPAAEEEPAETPDPPGPPGPPAETPADFRRVAEATYMLLLQDGDLGPLGAAYGAFISAVLAAAPDARLAELGRRLSAEYERASG; translated from the coding sequence TTGACCGAGCATGCCGACGCACACCAGTTCTTCCACCGTGTGGTCGGGATCGACCTCGGCACCAGCTCCTGCGCGGTCTCGGTGTGGGACGGCACGCAGCTGCTGATGGTCCGCGGCCCGACCGGCGCCGCCACCCTCCCCGCCTCGGTGGGGCAGGACAGGGCGGGTCAGGTGGTCGCCGGGGTGCCACCGGCCGAGGACGCGGAGAACGTGATCGCCGGCATCAAGCGGCGCCTCGGCACGGGAGAGAACATCCGTTTCCGAAGCCGTTCCTATCAACCCCGTGAGATCTGCGCGTTCCTGCTGATCGAGCTCAAGCGGCAGGCCGAGGCGTTCGTCGGCGAGGCGATCCACGACGCGGTGATCACCGTCTCGGCCGCGGCCGGGGAGGCCCAGCGACGGGCGTTACGCGAGGCGGCGGGGTTGGCTCAGCTCAACGTGCGGCGGCTGCTGGAGGATCCGGTGGCCGCCGCGATGGCGCTCGGGGTGGGCGCCCGCCCGGGCACGTACGCGATCTACGACCTGGGCGGCGGCACGTTCGACGCGTCGGTGGTGCGGGTCGCCGACGGCACGGTCGACGTCCTGGGCACCTCGGGCGACCAGCGGCTGGGCGGCGACGACTTCGACGAGCTGATCGTCGGGTACGCCCTGCGGCAGATCCGCGAGCGGCACCACGTCGACCTGAGCATGGACGCGACCATCCGGCAGCGCATCCGGTGGGAGGCCGAGATCCGCAAGCGCGAGCTGTCGGTCGCCGACACCACGACCCTCGAGCTGCCGGTGCTGACCGCCACGGTCAGCGCCAGTGTGCCGCTGAGCCGCCGCGCCTTCGAGGCGATGATCGAGCCGGACGTGCAGCGCTCGCTCGACCTGCTCACCGAGGCGATCGCGGCGGCCCGGGCGGCGCACGGCGTGGGGTGGGGCGACATCGACGAGGTGGTGCTGGCCGGCGGCTCGACGCGCATCCCGGCAATCCGCGACCGGCTGGCCGGGTACTTCGGCTGGGGCGCGGCCCGCATCCGGGTCGACCTCGACCCCGTCGAGATGGTCGCGCGCGGGGCCGGGCTGGTGGCCCGCGACTACGAGCCGGCGACCCTGTTCGAGGGCTCGCCGGTCGGGTTGCTCAGCGCCAGCCTGCGCTTGCGGGCCGAGCTGGCCGCGCCCGAAACACCGGCGGCGGAAGAAGAGCCGGCCGAGACGCCCGACCCACCCGGGCCGCCGGGACCGCCGGCCGAGACTCCGGCCGACTTCCGCCGGGTTGCCGAGGCCACATACATGTTGTTGCTGCAGGACGGGGACCTGGGCCCGCTCGGCGCGGCGTACGGCGCCTTCATCTCCGCGGTGCTGGCCGCGGCCCCGGACGCCCGCCTGGCCGAGCTGGGCCGGCGGCTGAGCGCGGAGTACGAGCGGGCGTCGGGCTAA
- a CDS encoding TIGR03619 family F420-dependent LLM class oxidoreductase, producing MLISCGAPVAGAWAEPATLGEFAERAEALGYHGLWSFQRLLVGVDQPMLPVYHSVLDPLIALTWAAARTSTIRLGVAVINIPYVSPVLLAKQAATLDLLSGGRLDLGLGTGWSPPEFEATGSDPNPRGKRLREYLEVLRTLWNDPVASFTGELYSVPESTTGPRPVQPGGPPVLLGGTADVALRRAGRLGAGWVSSSRLSFDDISRGAQIVRRAAEEAGRDPDAVRVVVRAVVRPGLRDDAVPLSGDWDQIRAGAELYAEAGVTELFYDLNWDPLIGAPDADPVVARERAGEILTALAPRP from the coding sequence ATGTTGATCAGTTGTGGCGCTCCGGTTGCGGGGGCGTGGGCCGAGCCGGCGACGCTGGGCGAGTTCGCCGAGCGGGCAGAGGCTCTCGGCTATCACGGCCTCTGGTCGTTCCAGCGGCTGCTGGTCGGGGTCGATCAGCCGATGCTCCCGGTCTATCACAGCGTGCTCGACCCGCTGATCGCGCTGACCTGGGCCGCCGCCCGCACCAGCACGATCCGCCTGGGCGTCGCGGTGATCAACATCCCGTACGTCTCCCCGGTGCTGCTGGCCAAGCAGGCCGCCACCCTCGACCTGCTGTCCGGCGGCCGGCTCGACCTGGGCCTGGGCACCGGCTGGTCGCCGCCCGAGTTCGAGGCCACCGGCTCCGACCCGAACCCGCGGGGCAAGCGCCTCCGCGAGTACCTCGAGGTGCTGCGCACGCTGTGGAACGACCCGGTGGCGTCGTTCACCGGCGAGCTCTATTCCGTGCCCGAGAGCACCACCGGCCCGCGTCCCGTGCAGCCAGGCGGCCCGCCGGTGCTGCTCGGGGGCACGGCCGACGTCGCGTTGCGGCGGGCCGGGCGGCTCGGGGCGGGCTGGGTGAGCAGCAGCCGGCTCAGCTTCGACGACATCTCACGCGGCGCCCAGATCGTGCGGCGCGCGGCCGAGGAGGCGGGCCGGGACCCCGATGCCGTACGGGTCGTGGTGCGCGCCGTGGTGCGTCCCGGTCTGCGCGACGATGCCGTCCCGCTGTCCGGGGACTGGGATCAGATCCGCGCCGGCGCCGAGCTCTACGCCGAGGCGGGGGTCACGGAGCTGTTCTACGACCTGAACTGGGACCCGCTCATCGGGGCGCCCGACGCCGATCCGGTGGTGGCCCGGGAGCGGGCCGGCGAGATCCTCACGGCGCTGGCGCCCCGCCCCTGA
- a CDS encoding ABC transporter substrate-binding protein, producing the protein MAATAAVALGLAGCSSPSSNNDSSNGSSDAGKITTQSNATDPNAKGPAKEIPGARPGGVLNVQAQTTPNTFDPTDIYYVDSNQIGKLLFRTPTQFDIRDGKPTLVPDLTDLGTPSADKLSWTFKMQPGIKYEDGTEVKVEDLAYAIKRSFAHDIYVNGPAYQLSYFKDGDKYKGPYKDGTTYAGVETQGTDTLIIHLATPFQDLPFYMTFPMFTPIPEAKDTKQEYKNKPLATGPYKFKSYQAGSSLVLEKNTNWDPNTDPARHQYLDGYNFQWGVDAVKSQTAVLNSNGQDANAINYDVLDATLIPQLTGEKKSQLVQGESPCTIVWQLDSRKIPLEVRKAIAKAYPNDQIWKAAGLNDYVAEPASTVMPPSVPGYEKYTPVADLTGTGAGDPAAAKAMLEAAGKVGFEVSWYFDNQKPQTQQVSQIRADALTKAGFKVKPIGTSTADLRTKKGDYDAPVNMGQSPGGWCSDWPSGGSWFPVLFRSQSIAEGQSWGMLSDKALDKEINDIANLPAEESTAKWAALDKKIMEQYIAVPQYYDKLAVVKGTNVGDTTGDPTMGMPNFSNMYLKS; encoded by the coding sequence GTGGCTGCCACTGCCGCCGTGGCACTCGGCCTGGCGGGCTGCAGTAGCCCTTCGTCGAACAACGACTCGTCCAACGGCTCGTCCGACGCCGGCAAGATCACGACGCAGTCCAACGCGACCGACCCGAACGCCAAGGGCCCGGCCAAGGAGATCCCGGGCGCCCGCCCGGGCGGCGTGCTGAACGTGCAGGCGCAGACCACGCCGAACACGTTCGACCCGACCGACATCTACTACGTCGACTCGAACCAGATCGGCAAGCTGCTGTTCCGCACGCCGACCCAGTTCGACATCCGCGACGGCAAGCCCACCCTCGTTCCCGACCTGACTGACCTGGGCACCCCCTCGGCCGACAAGCTGAGCTGGACGTTCAAGATGCAGCCGGGCATCAAGTACGAGGACGGCACCGAGGTCAAGGTCGAGGACCTCGCGTACGCGATCAAGCGGTCGTTCGCCCACGACATCTACGTCAACGGCCCGGCGTACCAGCTGAGCTACTTCAAGGACGGCGACAAGTACAAGGGCCCGTACAAGGACGGCACCACCTACGCCGGTGTGGAGACCCAGGGCACCGACACCCTGATCATCCACCTGGCCACGCCGTTCCAGGACCTGCCGTTCTACATGACCTTCCCGATGTTCACGCCGATCCCCGAGGCCAAGGACACCAAGCAGGAGTACAAGAACAAGCCGCTGGCCACGGGCCCGTACAAGTTCAAGAGCTACCAGGCCGGCAGCTCGCTGGTGCTCGAGAAGAACACCAACTGGGACCCGAACACCGACCCGGCCCGCCACCAGTACCTGGACGGCTACAACTTCCAGTGGGGTGTCGACGCGGTCAAGTCGCAGACGGCCGTCCTCAACAGCAACGGCCAGGACGCCAACGCGATCAACTACGACGTCCTCGACGCCACGCTGATCCCGCAGCTGACCGGCGAGAAGAAGTCGCAGCTGGTGCAGGGTGAGAGCCCCTGCACGATCGTGTGGCAGCTCGACAGCCGCAAGATCCCGCTGGAGGTCCGTAAGGCGATCGCCAAGGCGTACCCGAACGACCAGATCTGGAAGGCCGCCGGCCTCAACGACTACGTCGCCGAGCCGGCCAGCACCGTTATGCCGCCGTCGGTCCCGGGCTACGAGAAGTACACCCCCGTCGCCGACCTGACCGGCACCGGCGCCGGTGACCCGGCCGCCGCGAAGGCCATGCTCGAGGCCGCCGGCAAGGTGGGCTTCGAGGTCAGCTGGTACTTCGACAACCAGAAGCCGCAGACCCAGCAGGTCAGCCAGATCCGGGCCGACGCGTTGACCAAGGCCGGCTTCAAGGTCAAGCCGATCGGAACCTCGACCGCCGACCTGCGGACCAAGAAGGGCGACTACGACGCCCCGGTCAACATGGGCCAGAGCCCCGGCGGCTGGTGCTCCGACTGGCCGTCCGGTGGTTCGTGGTTCCCGGTGCTGTTCCGTTCGCAGAGCATCGCCGAGGGCCAGAGCTGGGGCATGCTCAGCGACAAGGCTCTCGACAAGGAGATCAACGACATCGCGAACCTGCCGGCCGAGGAGTCGACCGCGAAGTGGGCCGCTCTCGACAAGAAGATCATGGAGCAGTACATCGCGGTTCCGCAGTACTACGACAAGCTGGCCGTCGTGAAGGGCACCAACGTCGGTGACACCACCGGCGACCCGACGATGGGCATGCCGAACTTCAGCAACATGTACCTGAAGAGCTGA
- a CDS encoding tetratricopeptide repeat protein, translating to MGSESSAGALLAAGNEAMLEAAYRTGDFLSAWQLLEGARRRACDEESPVEEAAALTRLGMLAHFAAIGGDLSRADWATEEQLFNAALRIQREVGDPAGAAESLFGLGLVHQVLRGDWTTAMPYYTEALTLAESYADEMVRSEVHRHIGFFHVFVSGDTERGLRHLRMSQVLRERYGDPRRVAVGTLALGEAELAAGNLSEALRLLREAVDQARKANLSAQRVGWAEHALADAERAAA from the coding sequence ATGGGGAGCGAGTCGAGCGCGGGTGCCCTGCTGGCCGCCGGCAACGAGGCGATGCTCGAGGCGGCGTACCGCACCGGCGACTTCCTTTCCGCCTGGCAGCTGCTGGAAGGGGCGCGCCGCCGCGCATGCGACGAGGAGAGCCCGGTCGAGGAGGCGGCCGCCCTGACCCGGCTCGGCATGCTGGCCCACTTCGCGGCGATCGGCGGCGACCTGTCCCGGGCCGACTGGGCCACCGAGGAGCAGCTGTTCAACGCGGCCCTGCGCATCCAGCGCGAGGTGGGTGACCCGGCCGGCGCCGCCGAGTCGCTGTTCGGGCTGGGCCTGGTGCATCAGGTGCTACGGGGCGACTGGACGACCGCGATGCCCTATTACACCGAGGCGCTGACGCTGGCCGAGAGCTACGCCGACGAGATGGTGCGCTCCGAGGTGCACCGGCACATCGGGTTCTTCCACGTCTTCGTCTCCGGCGACACCGAGCGCGGACTACGGCACCTGCGCATGTCACAGGTGCTGCGGGAACGCTACGGCGACCCGCGGCGGGTGGCCGTCGGCACGCTGGCGCTGGGCGAGGCCGAGCTGGCCGCGGGCAACCTGTCGGAGGCGCTGCGCCTGCTGCGCGAGGCCGTCGACCAGGCCCGCAAGGCCAACCTCTCGGCCCAGCGCGTCGGGTGGGCCGAGCATGCCCTCGCGGATGCCGAGCGCGCAGCCGCATAG